TGCATGGCTACGATACATCGCAACAACATGCTTCAGGAAGTATTTTTTTCCTATGCCTAAAATTTGCGTGGGAAAAGACTTACTGACGACCAACACGCTTGATGAACTGATGAATGCATGAATGCTGTACTCAGAGTCAAAGGTCGAGGGGTGAAAAACAGTACTTTGTTGTTGCTTCAGCTTCGATCCAAGAATCCAGCTCGCCGATGCGCCATGCGTGCACGGAAGTATTAGATGATAAGGCACTTCATTTTAGCATGAAACATACGAACAACTGCAACTTGTGACTTGTCTAACGATACGTATCTAAAATTAGTTAAAATGTAGCTGCCAAAAAAGCGTGGTGAATAAATGAGATATTGCATCTGTGATAAAGTTTGATAATAAAATAAACCTATGACATATGAGACAAGTCGGTAAGAAATTTTAACAAGTCATAGTTATAACATTGAAAATGTACTAAAATATGGAGTGGTAAGATATGACTAGCAACTAAATGTGTGTTGTGACTATCCAATCTCACAGAACACACATTGTTTTGCTGCGAAACGAACTCGGCCCGTGGCTTAAGACCGGCCATGCCGCATCGGCCCGCGGGAGCGCGGCGGCACGCCGTACGATCCCTCTCGATTTGCTTGTGCCACGGTGCCCGAACACGCGCCCGCGCCGCAACCGGCTTGGCGCCAGCACAGCAGCGGCATTGTCGCAGGAACAGAAATCAGCTCGACCGTCGCCGTGCAAGGCACCGATCGCTCCGCGAGCACCGGCGGGAGCAAGAGGCAGTGATACCCATGACCCGAGAAACATCGGTACTAACCATCAAGACAAGGAGAAGCACGGAGCAATGCCAGAATAGATGAACTGCTAGTAAGCTGTATTCCTTAGCCGCTGTCGTACCGTCAAATATCTTTTACATAGAATTTCAGTGAGCCAGACCAGCCATTCTGCTTTAAcgtgtaactttttttttttactctgtaCGAGGGAAACCGCTGAGCGTGGCGCCAATGGCTCAGATACGCTTTGCTCGTCTGGAGCTGTACAACAACTTGATGCTTTCCGTTCTTCAGGATGGGGCTAGTCCAATGCAATGTGCTGAAGCATGAATGACCGTGTCTTGCCATCCGGTGTAAGTCCAATGCTACGCATCTTAGTGTACACCTTGTTGGCTAATCCGATCTTGCCTCGCAAACAAAGCCCGTGGATCACTGCGTTGTAGATTGAAGAATCCGGAGCGACCTCCTGCGAACGGTTCAAAATTTATCAATAGTACATAAAAGGTGATCTGAAACCACCAAAACTGCAACCAAGTTCCACGAAATAATTCTGTTAATCATCAAGCATAACAAGATGTTCGGTAAGTTCAACATCATGTGTTGATACACTACTCAATAATATGTAGACAGCCATTATCCTTAATGTTCAAATGATGGTTAAAGTGACAAGGATGAGAATTTGTCTCAAAATCTAATTATTTCTCTGAACGTAGGTAAATCAAAAACCATGCAATGTGTCAATGCTTTAGAGGCTAGAAAGTGCAAGCCAAATAATTGAAGTACAAACTAATCATGTGCTTAGAACGGAATATCACTAGTGTAAAGAACAGAGATCCATGTTATGCACAAGAAGGCTTTCATGTTACCAAGAAAAACTGGGAAAATCAGGCCTAGGCAAGAACCTATTTAGGATTTCCATTTCCTATGATCTTACTCTCATCCTTTGCTGATCAGCCTGGAACTATGGCCTACGGCATACTTATGTCTAGTCATACAGTGTTGGCACTAACCCAGGAAGATTGCAATATAACCAAGCAATGATAGTATAGGCTTGAACAGTTACAGTTAGTCAGAGTACCGCCTGTTCAAGCTTTAGTTATGACAACAGTATACCAACCCACACTAAAGCAAATGGAAATTCATTTATCTTTGCCACTTCAACATAAATAAAATAGCAAATAATGAAATTAGTACCTTTAATATATCCTCTACTTCATTCCAAAGAGATCCCCAGATGCAAGCTCGTATAACAGATAAATGTGTGAATGTGTCTGGTGAACACCTTTGATTAATCATACGCTGGTATACTTTAAGAGCAACTTTCGGCTTGCTAGCAACCTCACAAGCACGTATCACATGATTGTAAGATACTGCTGATATTTTCAGTCCACCATTTTCCATCATCCACAACAACTGCAAACCAAGTTCCCATTGACCAAGCCTTTCACAAGACATCAAAGCAATGTTGTAGAGATGATCATTTAAGAGCAAAGGATGCTTGGCTTTGATTCCTTGGAAAAGCTCCAGGGCATCCCAACATCGCCCAGACCTATATAATGCTGACAATAATGCGCTCCATGTATATTGATCAGGCTTATGGCCTGAAGATGTTAGCAGATGGTACATCCTGAAGGCAAGTTCATCTTCACCAGCCTTCCCGAGTGAGTTGATCATTGAATTGAACGTAATTATGTTGGGCTTCATGCCAGTGCTCAGCATTCTACTAAATGTGGCCAGTGCAAACTCCCAGTTACCTTCTTTGGTGCACGATGCAATGATGGCCTTCATTATATCTTCACTCGGATCAAGTCCTTTCAGGAGCATTTCCTGATAAGCTGCAATTGCTAACTCAGACTGTCCACATTGCACGAATATGCTGACCAATAAATCATAGGTCATCAAGGTTCCACTCAAAGAATTCTCCTCTAGCCTTCTCCACAGTTTCTCCACTTGCCTCCAGTCTTTTGCTCTTCCACACACGGATATCATAGTATTGTACACGATCACATCGATGATTTTCTTCgaatcttcctcctcttcaacCTCACTGAACATTTGCAAGGCAGAAACATAACCCTCAGTGCTTGCAACAGCCTTGAGTATCAAGGTATATGTGTGACCTGTTGCCATTCCTTTCCCCTTCATGAACTCAAACATCTTCTTCGCATCCACCAAAGAACTTCGACGGACAAAGCAAGCCAAAAGTGAGTTGCAGGCATGCACGCTCGGCTGCAGTCCTGACGCACGCATTGAATCAAACAGCTCAGTGGCACTCCTGACCTTGTTGGATTGGCTGAGCCGTATCAACCTTTTCGACAGCGTCTCCTCATCCCTCTCCTCCAAGAAGTACAGCCTCGACCCACCATGCTCAGATTTCCTCTCCGACTCCGACGCCATCGCCGGCGGCGCACTCCTTCCGCCCACCTCCCCACTGTCCACAACGACCGGCGGCCTCATCGGACGCCGACGCAGCCCACGCCTCTTGCCACTATCGAAGCCAACAGCACCGTGTGgctcaccatccaggtcccaaACCTCCACGTCAGCGTCCCCCTTGCCGGCGACCTCAGACACAAGAACGTATGGAGCCGCCCTACAAACGCACACTCCAGCCGTAACCATGGCGAGGTTTGGAGCTTGTACCTGGCGGGCGTCTTCTCTGCTCCGGAATCCATTCCTCGGACGGAATCGTGTGCCCTCATAGCCGTTTTTGCCAGGAAGAGGTGGTTCTTGGCCGAAGGAGCCGCAGCTCGTGCTGCAGACGCTCGAAACTGTAGCCATGGCAGCAGCGAGTGCTAACGAAACCCAAAGATTACATCAGGACAAGGGGACTCTCTTTGTTGACTCCGGATGAAGAACCCAATCCAGGAAAGGCAAAATCAACGGAATTGGGTGAAAAAAATTGGTCTGGCGCTTCAGATGGATAGGAGAAGGGGGGAAGAGTAACCgcgagaagagagagagggggggggggggggggcaggagAACTGGGCGGAGGAGAGTGGATGAGGCGgattagatcatcttcaacggTTTCCTTTCAGGGGCTAAAATCCCTTAACgatgggattttcgttcccttcagcgctccaacggtttcccttcacggttcccgtcacgatgggattctcagggtcattcccttcagaacaggattctctctccattcccttcgcgattcccctcgagggaaagctgttggagatgagaggaaataaagggaatgagaacggggaagggaatcgggaagggaacgaaatgaagggaatatggttggagatggtcttagagatagggatgaaaacggaacgggaAAATCTCGTTCTGTCCCGGTGCCGTATTCCGTTTTTTcagtttatttttgtttttttccgtTTTCGTCTATCTCGTTTTTGTTTTCGTCCgactgagaaaatgtgaaagtaaaAACGGTAGGGGGTTTCTGACCATTTCCGTCCGTTTTTATCTCTACGCTCACTTATGTCTTTGGTTGAGACTTATCACTTATATTTATTATATGTTCGAGTATCGAGTTAAAGTTTATGTGGTTCTTTTTTAGAGGGGTACAAAACATGACGTACATAACCCACTTACATCACACTCACGCTAACGCGCGCACACACGTGCATGTCCTAAACATACACGTTACAGATATATTCTCGCTAAACGGGCACGTGTGTGCATACCCCTAACTACTAAGGAAAAAACCCCGATGAGGCTCGTGGGTCGATCctagggatcgaacccacgactggccgtccctgtcagtctgccactgagagcgaaccaaccgagctactgctcggtcctaaagcttatattgttgtatcttcgtatcttgtattgtttgagtgaaatattgataaaaaaattatatatcatgtgaatcgaaaaagcatatgatatttttttactttaatgcgacttgctgattggattggttcattaaacttattaattcagtgttatttgaagataatgttaaacttatacatgttgacatgtcttgatggttttgtaggtcggtgtttccattttgtgttttcGAATCCCGATCGATACCGGTATTTTCCcgatcggattggttcgttttcgaccctccgattatgtccaaccgtttttgttttttcccgttcccgcctatcccgttttctttttcgtccggcagagaaaatatgaaagtgaaaacggttagaaagttttcccgaccgtttccgtccgttttcatccctaattaGAGATGATCAGATGGGTTCGGCGGGCCTGAATTCTTATTGGTGGGTCTacattttgagttttttttaatattttttaatgttaatatttaaataaatagacgtaatatttgcataaatatgcGTCTACCACTCTCTGAAAATACCACAGCTATTTCAGAGGACGGTAAGTACGACAATGTGA
The nucleotide sequence above comes from Phragmites australis chromosome 4, lpPhrAust1.1, whole genome shotgun sequence. Encoded proteins:
- the LOC133916666 gene encoding pentatricopeptide repeat-containing protein At3g29290; this encodes MATVSSVCSTSCGSFGQEPPLPGKNGYEGTRFRPRNGFRSREDARQVQAPNLAMVTAGVCVCRAAPYVLVSEVAGKGDADVEVWDLDGEPHGAVGFDSGKRRGLRRRPMRPPVVVDSGEVGGRSAPPAMASESERKSEHGGSRLYFLEERDEETLSKRLIRLSQSNKVRSATELFDSMRASGLQPSVHACNSLLACFVRRSSLVDAKKMFEFMKGKGMATGHTYTLILKAVASTEGYVSALQMFSEVEEEEDSKKIIDVIVYNTMISVCGRAKDWRQVEKLWRRLEENSLSGTLMTYDLLVSIFVQCGQSELAIAAYQEMLLKGLDPSEDIMKAIIASCTKEGNWEFALATFSRMLSTGMKPNIITFNSMINSLGKAGEDELAFRMYHLLTSSGHKPDQYTWSALLSALYRSGRCWDALELFQGIKAKHPLLLNDHLYNIALMSCERLGQWELGLQLLWMMENGGLKISAVSYNHVIRACEVASKPKVALKVYQRMINQRCSPDTFTHLSVIRACIWGSLWNEVEDILKEVAPDSSIYNAVIHGLCLRGKIGLANKVYTKMRSIGLTPDGKTRSFMLQHIALD